The genomic interval AAATTCGGTTAACTTCCCGTCGGTGGCCATGCCGCGCGCGCTGGGCACATGTCGCTTAACCTTTACCAACGATAACGTCTCGGGCGTTTTGGGGCACGTGTTGTCGGTTCTGGCCGATCTCCAGGTTAACGTAGTCGATATGATGAATAAAAGCCGGGGCCAACTTGCTTACAATATCATCGATATGGAGGCGGCGCCGAGTGCGGAATTACGCGCAGCGGTTGCAGCGGTCGAGCATGTTATTGCTGTGCGTTTGATCTAGCAGGCTGCTAGCCTGGGTCTTACTTATGTATAAACTTTGTGTCTATGTACCAACCTCTCATCTAGATGCGGTTAAGTCGGCAATTTTTGCAGCGGGTGCCGGTCGGGTTGGCGCCTATACACACTGTTGCTGGGAAGTGCAGGGCGTCGGTCAGTTTATGCCGAGGACGGGCGCCAAGCCGTTTTTAGGTCGGGTGGGTGAGCTCGAAAGAGTGGCCGAATATCGCTTGGAAACGGTCGTGCCCTTAAATTGCATTACCGACGTAGTCAACGCATTGCGCCAGGCTCATCCCTATGAAGAACCCGCCTACGATGTTATGAAATTAGAGGCTTATTAAGCGGGCGAATTAAATCTTTGGTGCGAAAGGGGAAGTTGTTTTCTTTTCGGTCGGCAAAGTAATGCTGCAAAGTTTCCGTAATTACGGGGAAGGCCAGTTCCTGCCAAGGTATTTCGTGCTCGTAAAAAAGCTCCACCTCTAGGGACTCTGGCCCCGGGCCAAAATTAATATCGGTTAAAGTACCGCGGTAAAAGAAGTACACCTGATTGATTTGCGGTAAGTTGAACAATGTATAGAGCGCGTCAACTTTTATCTTGGCCCTAGCTTCTTCCCAGGTTTCTCTGACTGCGCCTTGCTCTGTGGTTTCGCCGTTTTCCATAAAGCCAGCGGGCAAAGTCCAAAACCCGTGGCGCGGCTCAATGGCGCGCTTGCAGAGTAATACTCTGTCCTCCAATATCGGTAATGTGCCGGTAATGATGCGTGGGTTTTGGTAGTGGATAGTGCTGCAGTGTAAGCATACATGTCGCTCTCTATCGTCGCCTTCGGGAATGGTAAGGGCGACATCTTTCCCGCATTGGCTGCAAAATTTCATTGCTCGCTTTCCATTAATGCCAATCGGTAAATTTTTGCATTCTTGGCAGGTTTTGCTGTATCGGGTTGATTCAGTCTGTCGATCATCTGGTGGAAGGATTCGGTCATCATGCGGGAAATTTTTATACAGGCACCTAAGGGGCTTTTGTGCAACTGGCGCTGGGCGTCTATTTGAAATTGAAGCCCGCGCAGGCGCTGTTTGGTTTCGCCATTCGCCTGATCAATCACAGCGTTTATTAGCTCGGTGCGCAAACTCTCGAGCGCTTCCGGCTCACACTCTGCCAGTGTGCGTAGCTGGTCAAAATTCGGCAATTTCATGGCTTACCTCATACTTAGCTTTGGCTATTCTACCAGAGCTGGCGGTGACTGGGCTCGCGCTTAACTTCACTGTTTGAACTTTCTGGTTATAATGCGCTTGAGGTACGCCTATGCTCAAACAGCTCAGCTCTGCTATCCAACAATATAATTACGCCTTAGACCGCCCCGGTGCCTACAGCAAGCAGGCTGCCGTACTTATGGCGATTACCAATGAGGCCGACCCTCAGGTGGTTCTGACCCTACGTTCTTCCGAGTTGAAGCGGCATTCGGGGGAGGTGTCTTTTCCCGGCGGATGGTGGGATACAACCGATGAAACTCTGGCCCATACAGCGCTACGCGAGGCGCAAGAGGAGATTGATCTTTGCCCGAGCAAGGTTGAGTTGCTGGGTAATTGGCGCTCTCGCTATGCCCGCGGCGGCGTGCGGGTGCAGCCGGTGATTGGTGTCATCGCGCCCGACATTGCACTTACGCCCAACCCGGGTGAGTTAGACGCGGTGTTTAAGGTGCCCTTGGCATTTTTTCTACAGGACCGACGCGCACGCACCGATGTGTTTACCCATGAAGGCAAGGAGCATTGGGTGCCGGCCTACGAGTTTGAGGGCTTTGAAATTTGGGGTTTTACCGCCGGCATTATAATCGACGTATTGAATTCCACACTCGGCGCTGGCATCGTTAAGGCGCATGAAACAGCGCCGTTGCGCCATTTTTAAGGGCAAATTGATATGACTTTTTACCGATTGGGAGATATGCAACCCAAGCTTGAGGGCGAGGGGCACTTTATTGCCGATAGTGCCAACTTGATTGGCGAGGTCATCGTAAAATCCGGCGCCAGTATTTGGTTTAACGCGGTTATTCGCGCGGATAACGCGCCCATTGAGGTGGGGGTTAGATCCAACGTGCAAGATGGTGCCGTTTTACACACAGATCCAGGTGTAAAGCTGACCATTGGGCAGGGCGTAACCATCGGCCACAACGCTATGCTGCACGGCTGCACCATCGGTGATAATTCTCTAATCGGTATAGGTGCGGTAGT from Simiduia curdlanivorans carries:
- a CDS encoding Nif3-like dinuclear metal center hexameric protein; translated protein: MYKLCVYVPTSHLDAVKSAIFAAGAGRVGAYTHCCWEVQGVGQFMPRTGAKPFLGRVGELERVAEYRLETVVPLNCITDVVNALRQAHPYEEPAYDVMKLEAY
- a CDS encoding gamma carbonic anhydrase family protein, which gives rise to MTFYRLGDMQPKLEGEGHFIADSANLIGEVIVKSGASIWFNAVIRADNAPIEVGVRSNVQDGAVLHTDPGVKLTIGQGVTIGHNAMLHGCTIGDNSLIGIGAVVLNHAVIGRNCIVGANALVTEGMEIPDNSLVVGSPAKVIKQLDFAVEELLAASAEVYEKHAVRYTKELKKVEL
- a CDS encoding DUF3135 domain-containing protein, whose amino-acid sequence is MKLPNFDQLRTLAECEPEALESLRTELINAVIDQANGETKQRLRGLQFQIDAQRQLHKSPLGACIKISRMMTESFHQMIDRLNQPDTAKPAKNAKIYRLALMESEQ
- a CDS encoding NUDIX hydrolase, translating into MKFCSQCGKDVALTIPEGDDRERHVCLHCSTIHYQNPRIITGTLPILEDRVLLCKRAIEPRHGFWTLPAGFMENGETTEQGAVRETWEEARAKIKVDALYTLFNLPQINQVYFFYRGTLTDINFGPGPESLEVELFYEHEIPWQELAFPVITETLQHYFADRKENNFPFRTKDLIRPLNKPLIS
- a CDS encoding CoA pyrophosphatase — encoded protein: MLKQLSSAIQQYNYALDRPGAYSKQAAVLMAITNEADPQVVLTLRSSELKRHSGEVSFPGGWWDTTDETLAHTALREAQEEIDLCPSKVELLGNWRSRYARGGVRVQPVIGVIAPDIALTPNPGELDAVFKVPLAFFLQDRRARTDVFTHEGKEHWVPAYEFEGFEIWGFTAGIIIDVLNSTLGAGIVKAHETAPLRHF